One segment of Erigeron canadensis isolate Cc75 chromosome 2, C_canadensis_v1, whole genome shotgun sequence DNA contains the following:
- the LOC122587125 gene encoding calcium-transporting ATPase 3, endoplasmic reticulum-type, with translation MEDAFARSVPEVLEFFGVDPSKGLTDVQVTNNARIYGRNVLPQEESTPFWKLVLKQFDDLLVKILIAAAVVSFLLALVNGETGLTAFLEPSVILMILAANAAVGVITETNAEKALEELRAYQADVATIMRNGCFSILPATELVPGDIVEVSVGCKIPADLRMIELLSDQLRVDQAILTGESSSVEKELESTLTTNAVYQDKTNILFSGTVVVAGRARAVVVGVGSNTAMGSIRDSMLKTEDEATPLKRKLDEFGTFLAKVIAGICILVWIVNIGHFRDPVHGGFFQGAVHYFKIAVALAVAAIPEGLPAVVTTCLALGTKRMARLNAIVRSLPSVETLGCTTVICSDKTGTLTTNMMSVSKICVLQSASHGVVPAEYTVGGTTYAPEGSIFDAIGMQLDFPAQFPCLLHIAMCSALCNESTIQYNPDKKIYEKIGESTEVALRILAEKVGLPGFDSMPSSLNMLTKHERASYCNHYWENQFKKISLLEFSRDRKMMSVLCSRKQIEIMFSKGAPESILSRCTSILCNDDGSIVPLTPIIRAELESRFSSFAGKDTLRCLALALKRMPPGHQNISLDDERDLTFIGLVGMLDPPREEVRNAILACMTAGIRVMVVTGDNKTTAESLCRKIGAFDHLEDFVGRSFTASEFENLPASEKTTALQQMTLFTRVEPSHKKMLVEALQQQNEVVAMTGDGVNDAPALKKADIGIAMGSGTAVAKSASDMVLADDNFATIVAAVAEGRAIYNNTKQFIRYMISSNIGEVVCIFVAAVLGIPDTLVPVQLLWVNLVTDGLPATAIGFNKQDSDVMKSRPRKVNEAVVSGWLFFRYLVIGAYVGLATVAGFIWWFIYSDTGPKIAYSELMNFDSCLKRETTYPCSIFSDRHPSTVAMTVLVVVEMFNALNNLSENQSLVVIPPWSNLWLVGSVGVTMLLHCLILYVQPLSVLFSVVPLTWDEWTTVLYLSFPVIIIDEILKFFSRNSIGMRLNLRLRRRADFLPKREVRDK, from the exons ATGGAGGACGCTTTTGCTAGATCTGTTCCTGAG gttttGGAATTTTTTGGAGTTGATCCAAGTAaaggactaaccgatgttcaG gTTACAAATAATGCTCGGATATATGGAAGAAACG TGTTGCCCCAAGAAGAAA GTACTCCTTTTTGGAAATTGGTTCTCAAGCAATTTGATGACTTGCttgttaagattttgattgctgctgctgttgttTCATTTCTTTTGGCACTGGTTAATGGAGAAACAGGCTTAACAGCTTTTCTGGAGCCTTCT GTCATCCTGATGATATTGGCTGCAAATGCTGCTGTAGGAGTAATTACGGAAACAAATGCTGAAAAAGCTTTAGAG GAGTTGCGTGCATATCAAGCTGACGTCGCAACCATCATGCGTAATG GTTGTTTTTCCATCCTCCCTGCAACAGAGTTAGTTCCAGGAGATATAGTGGAAGTTAGTG TGGGTTGCAAAATTCCAGCAGACCTGAGAATGATTGAGTTGTTAAGTGATCAATTACGTGTTGATCAAGCAATTCTTACAG GTGAGAGTTCTTCAGTGGAAAAGGAGCTCGAGTCCACGTTAACAACTAATGCAGTGTACCAAGACAAAACTAATATTCTCTTCTCG GGTACAGTAGTTGTTGCTGGTAGAGCAAGAGCTGTTGTTGTTGGAGTTGGCTCTAATACTGCTATGGGCAGCATACGTGATTCAATGTTGAAAACCGAGGAT GAAGCAACCCCTCTCAAAAGGAAACTTGATGAATTTGGTACTTTCTTGGCCAAG GTCATAGCTGGCATCTGTATATTGGTGTGGATTGTAAATATTGGTCATTTTCGTGATCCTGTCCACGGAGGATTCTTTCAAGGTGCTGTTCACTACTTCAAG ATTGCTGTGGCGCTTGCTGTTGCTGCAATTCCAGAAGGTCTTCCAGCTGTTGTTACAAC TTGTTTGGCTCTTGGTACTAAAAGAATGGCTCGTTTAAATGCTATCGTGAGATCATTGCCTTCTGTAGAAACTTTGGGCTGTACAACTGTGATTTGCAGTGACAAAACTGGTACCTTGACAACTAATATGATGTCAGTTTCAAAG ATATGTGTGCTTCAATCTGCCAGTCATGGAGTTGTACCCGCAGAGTACACAGTTGGTGGTACTACCTATGCACCTGAGGGTTCTATTTTTGATGCTATTGGAATGCAG CTTGATTTTCCTGCTCAATTCCCTTGTCTTCTCCACATTGCAATGTGTTCAGCTCTCTGTAATGAGTCAACTATACAATACAATCCTGACAAGAAAATCTATGAAAAAATCGGCGAGTCAACTGAAGTGGCTCTTCGTATATTAGCAGAAAAG GTTGGCCTTCCTGGTTTTGATTCTATGCCATCTTCTCTGAATATGCTGACCAAGCATGAGCGTGCTTCATACTGTAATCATTATTGGGAGAACCAGTTCAAGAAG ATATCACTTCTGGAATTTTCTCGTGATCGAAAGATGATGAGTGTTCTTTGTAGTAGAAAACAGATTGAGATTATGTTCTCCAAAGGTGCCCCTGAGAGTATTCTGTCAAGATGCACAAGTATTCTTTGCAATGATGATGGTTCCATTGTTCCTCTTACTCCAATTATTAGAGCTGAGCTGGAATCCAGATTTTCAAG CTTTGCAGGAAAAGATACTTTAAGATGTCTTGCACTTGCTTTAAAAAGGATGCCCCCGGGTCATCAGAACATTTCCTTGGATGACGAGAGAGATCTTACATTTATTGGGTTG GTTGGAATGCTTGATCCACCAAGAGAGGAAGTAAGAAACGCAATACTTGCATGCATGACAGCTGGCATTCGTGTTATGGTGGTGACAGGAGATAACAAG ACTACTGCAGAATCATTGTGCCGAAAGATAGGCGCTTTCGATCACTTGGAAGATTTTGTGGGGCGATCCTTCACTGCTTCTGAGTTTGAGAACCTTCCAGCTTCAGAAAAAACTACGGCGCTGCAACAGATGACACTTTTTACTAG GGTTGAACCATCTCACAAAAAGATGCTAGTGGAAGCACTACAACAGCAAAATGAAGTA gttgCCATGACTGGAGATGGGGTGAATGATGCACCTGCATTAAAAAAGGCAGACATTGGCATTGCTATGGGATCAGGAACAGCAGTTGCCAAG AGTGCTTCAGACATGGTTTTGGCTGATGACAATTTCGCTACTATTGTTGCA GCTGTTGCAGAAGGCAGAGCTATATACAATAACACAAAGCAGTTCATCAGATATATGATTTCTTCAAACATTGGAGAAGTAGTTTGTATCTTTGTTGCAGCTGTACTTGGAATACCTGACACTCTTGTCCCT GTGCAACTTCTCTGGGTGAATTTGGTTACAGATGGATTACCTGCCACAGCCATTGGCTTCAATAAACAAGATTCAGATGTTATGAAGTCTAGGCCCCGGAAG GTTAATGAAGCTGTTGTATCTGGGTGGCTATTTTTCCGTTATTTAGTCATTGGAG CTTATGTTGGACTTGCAACTGTTGCTGGTTTCATATGGTGGTTTATTTATTCAGACACTGGTCCAAAAATAGCATATAGCGAACTG ATGAATTTTGACAGTTGTTTAAAACGTGAAACTACATACCCTTGCAGTATATTTAGTGATCGACACCCATCAACTGTGGCAATGACAGTGCTAGTTGTTGTTGAAATGTTCAATGCTCTGAACAATCTTAGTGAAAATCAGTCTCTTGT AGTTATACCTCCATGGAGTAATCTATGGCTTGTTGGTTCTGTTGGTGTGACTATGCTACTTCACTGTCTCATTTTGTATGTGCAACCACTTTCAGTTCTTTTTTCT GTGGTGCCATTAACTTGGGATGAGTGGACTACTGTCTTGTATTTATCCTTTCCT gtTATAATTATTGACGAGATACTGAAGTTTTTCTCCCGGAACTCTATTG GTATGAGATTAAATCTGAGACTAAGGAGGAGAGCTGATTTTCTCCCCAAAAGGGAAGTACGAGATAAATAG